In Helianthus annuus cultivar XRQ/B chromosome 3, HanXRQr2.0-SUNRISE, whole genome shotgun sequence, a single window of DNA contains:
- the LOC110929702 gene encoding uncharacterized protein LOC110929702, with the protein MEDIMLFKPDWKWVLSETHCYSVMKAVWCFNNAVAGSLARHWPSVCRGCWTLAKVLWYSLVRWKDCCVRGSRSLFGLGTAALLVIIWSCFLSLTSMSCVLCVLLCMGAAACAIHYLGHTPGVFIVGLIAILVLWMYGNFWITGTLFIVGGYLFSRKHAQLVVLVATLYALHCVKVQVGWSGFLVSINLAFISNDALNCILKWCDELSEKTQFEEPNFPDSFVEDEIRPTESEFFDSTDEPEKVNPTDETEKEKAKPTVEPEKVQPCEPLSKKPDPTPVVINKPKESTPAAVVKTDVNAVNEMKRIIACADHYEALGLSRYKKIDAALLKKEYRKKAMLVHPDKNMGSPLASESFKKVQCAYEVLSDSLKKRDYDEQLRKKESKSLSHRSPSTSHQENPDYCSVESRRIQCTKCGHSHIWICTNRIKSKARWCQDCCQYHQAKDGDGWVEYKGSLSFDRPNKVEIPRAFVCAESKIFDVSEWAICQGMGCRPNTHRPTFHVNMVGLEKPERSNSSRFPWDFDAKMADEDEEFELWLKQALASGLFSETSKRRKSWGPFKLPQKKGTKHRMSQ; encoded by the exons ATGGAAGACATTATGTTGTTTAAACCAGATTGGAAATGGGTATTGTCAGAAACTCATTGTTACTCAGTAATGAAGGCTGTTTGGTGTTTCAACAATGCGGTTGCTGGTTCATTGGCTCGGCATTGGCCCAGTGTTTGCAGAGGGTGTTGGACCCTGGCTAAGGTGTTGTGGTATTCTTTGGTTAGATGGAAAGATTGTTGTGTTCGTGGATCTAGATCGCTTTTCGGGTTGGGTACAGCTGCACTTCTTGTGATTATATGGAGTTGTTTTCTTAGTTTGACATCAATGTCTTGTGTTCTATGTGTTCTTTTGTGTATG GGTGCTGCTGCCTGTGCTATCCACTACCTGGGCCACACACCTGGTGTATTTATAGTAGGGTTAATTGCAATATTGGTTTTGTGGATGTATGGGAACTTTTGGATCACTGGCACATTATTTATTGTTGGAG GTTACTTGTTTTCCCGGAAACATGCACAGTTGGTAGTTTTAGTCGCAACCTTATACGCTCTACATTGTGTAAAAGTTCAAGTTGGATGGTCCGGGTTTTTGGTATCGATTAATCTTGCTTTCATATCTAACGATGCATTAAACTGCATCCTCAAGTGGTGTGACGAATTGAGTGAAAAAACACAATTCGAGGAACCGAATTTTCCAGATTCATTTGTTGAAGATGAAATCAGACCAACAGAGAGCGAGTTCTTCGATTCTACCGATGAACCCGAGAAGGTGAACCCTACGGATGAAACCGAGAAAGAGAAAGCGAAACCGACTGTTGAACCCGAAAAGGTGCAACCCTGTGAACCTTTAAGCAAAAAACCAGATCCGACACCAGTTGTTATAAACAAACCGAAGGAATCAACTCCGGCTGCTGTGGTGAAAACCGATGTAAATGCAGTTAATGAGATGAAAAGAATTATTGCGTGTGCGGATCATTATGAAGCATTAGGCTTATCGCGTTATAAGAAAATCGATGCTgctttgttgaagaaagaatATAGGAAAAAG GCCATGCTTGTGCACCCTGATAAAAATATGGGAAGCCCGCTGGCAAGTGAATCCTTTAAAAAGGTTCAATGTGCATATGAG GTTCTTTCTGATTCTTTGAAGAAAAGAGACTATGATGAACAATTGAGAAAGAAAGAATCAAAGTCACTGTCTCACCGTTCTCCTAGCACTTCCCATCAG GAGAATCCTGATTACTGCTCCGTGGAATCAAGACGAATACAATGCACAAAGTGTGGACATTCGCATATATGGATATGTACAAATAGGATAAAGTCGAAGGCAAGATGGTGCCAG GATTGCTGTCAATATCATCAAGCCAAGGACGGGGACGGGTGGGTGGAATACAAAGGCTCCCTCAGCTTCGATCGTCCAAACAAG GTGGAAATACCGCGTGCTTTTGTTTGTGCCGAGAGCAAAATATTTGATGTTTCAGAATGGGCCATTTGCCAG GGGATGGGGTGCAGGCCAAATACACATCGACCAACGTTTCATGTAAACATGGTGGGACTGGAGAAACCCGAGAGATCCAACTCGAGCAGGTTTCCTTGGGATTTCGATGCGAAAATGGCAGATGAAGATGAGGAGTTTGAGCTATGGCTTAAGCAAGCGCTTGCTTCTGGTTTATTTAGCGAAACCTCGAAACGTAGAAAAAGCTGGGGACCCTTTAAGTTACCTCAGAAGAAAGGAACCAAACATCGGATGTCTCAATGA